TCAAATACCCAAACTTGCTGTAGAGCCCCTGAATCCCACAATTGTGTATGCAAACttattataaaatgtactttttctaATCACAAACTTTAGTATGGCACCCCCAAATACCATTAgttaatattgttgttttaaaatctaaaagatGTGTTATAGATCCCACAAATCCAAAATGTGCTATACCTCCCCAAATTGTAATTTGTGTTATTACCATATTAAGTAGTaattttaacttattttataACAAACGACAGCCTAATTGAGACGACATAAtggatactgtaaataaaaaaaacaagtttaagaaaagaaatgtccattttaaattctaaaaatCCATGACAACAGAACTGTAACTCCTGTATGAAGCTCATTTAATACGATTGAAACCTTCAGAACACTTAAATAGTCCATCTTTTTCCAAATTCAAATCTGATGTGAACCTCAGGaataactttattttgacaggttTGACTTGGATTAAATCAGAgatatttttaatattgaaaatgggatcagtgttgtgtttttggacaGGACACTACTTCAGGTGGAAGCGATACAGTTCATTGCCGAATGTGTGGAGAATCTCAAGCAACACTGTCTGATtactggtgtttttgttttcactgctgCTAAACGTCTTATCTGTCGTCAGTATGCTGTCTGTTGCTTTTGGCCGGATCATCTGTTGAGGAGGATGAGATAGATAGAGAAAACCTTGGAATGTGGGGTATATAGACTCCCTCTGATAAACAGAGGCGGTAATCTACTCAAAGCTaatgaacatactgtataggAAAAGAATGCTGAGGAGCTCAGTTTTTACACAGTCACATGTTTTTAAGATACATCCCTTTATGTTATCCTGGATGATAGTTGTGGATCACAGAGGGGGAGGTAATGGAAATGAGGGTGAAATATTAAAGAGCTGCTAAAGGATGCTACTAGAATTTTGGTGATTCTTATGTTGCGGTGTTAGATAGTGGTCTTAATAGTATAGGTTTTCCtgataaagaataaagaaatcagtcaaaaatactaaatactgtgggatattattttatgttaaaggaaaagtttgacattttggtaagTACACTGTCTTGTCAAGAGTAAATAAGTAGGTTGATACCGTTCTCATATCTGtacgctaaatatgaagctactgcCAGTAGtcagctagcttagcttaacacAAAGAGTGGAAActggggaaacagctagccagACTCCTTTTAAAGTTCACAAATTTACACTGTTCATTTGGTCTGTTTAATCCGTATGAAAATCAAGGGGGGAAAGCACTAATTCCTATTTCCTGGTAACAATGTTGAACTTTTCCTGTAATGAAGAGCAACAAAATAGAGTCATCGTAAGGATATTAGATGATGGGAtgataaataaagtaatttaaaactcGTTTCAATTCTTCAAAGACCAGATGTAAACCAAGATGTTCCTTCTGCAAGCCTTGCAATTATCACAAGTTCCCCTTTCAAAGTAATTATTGAAGCAGACGTTTGCCTTCCATTCAAATCTGATTGAACTGTAACTGTAAAGAcatacacccacttcctgtgcTACCCACTGTTTCCTAAAACACATTCTGGATGCAGACGTTTCTGGAAATCTGATCACTGGCCCTTTAAACGAGCGTCCTACGGCCGCTGCTCTGCatagacagggacagagagagacggagatGACTGCGGCCAAGCAGAGCTGAGCGAACAATACAGCCTGACTTCCTGACCTTTGGTACCACGGCCCCTCTGGAGAAACAATGCTCTCCTTATTTAGCCCAGGCTCTTCCCACCATACACCCATCTACTGCCAGCACACTGTCACTAGTGTATTCTCTTTACAGTAACTGGGTTCAGCTACTTAATTGGCAAAGGgtcattaaaatgttatgaCCCTGGGTTAAGGGGTCAGAAGGTGTTAAACGTGCAACTCATTTGGCCGCTCGAgtgaaaatggaaacattttacattcacaGTACAGAAGACGTTGAGATGATTATCAGATGAAAACATTGAGTTAAGAGATTTTTCTGCAACCCAACACTTATTAAGACATCAAACGCGTACCAACAGTAGGTATTTCAGAGCTACAAATGCCTCCAATTccagccaacaacaacaaaaagcagttTGTTCGTTAGTTACAGCTTCAGAAGAACGTTCAGCTCAACTTCAACTCAAGAGGCCTTTTGTCATGACAACGGCTGTGATCTTGCGATGGGTCTGAAATATTAGCAACACATGATCAAATCTGACATCATCTTTCTAAAACAGAGAGAAGCGTCCGAGAGCCAGCCAGCAGAAATGATTTCCAgattttgcacatttaaagggGCGTGACTGCAAAGAAGAATCGTAAATATCTTAGAGTAATCCTTTGACGTCTTAACCCTCTAGTGAAAAAAGTAACCCAACTCCACCACTACGCTGTCAACAGGATGTTTAACACTCACATGGGGAGCACAGCATGGATAGCTTATCTAATACCTTTCAGTGGGGCTGCAACTCAGATGCATGGGCTCCACCTTAAGTAGCATTATTTTTCATCTCCTGAGGCTTTCACTGATGTACCATGTGTTCCTTTATCAAAGAAAGCAGACTTTTTAGAGTTGACATGGGCCCCATTCCACCCAGAGAGAGGCTGTTAAAGGCCCTGCACACCCACTTCctgtgttcttcttctctcatCTTACTGAGTCGTGACATTCTTTGATTCCTGTCCACTGCAGCTCCATTGCAAATCAGTCAGCTATGGAAGCCTGCAACAAACAGTCCAAATGAACTCACTGCTGCCAATAATATATGTCTTATTCcactccattaaaaaaatgcttttaaagggattttattctttatttgaaAGAAACATGTTGTGCAAAAACTGGTGTGTTAAGGATGCAGCCTACACAGTGTCCCTTCTAGTCAGGTTATACATCAATGAGGCCCTAAAGACTCAAAAATAAGTGTCAGTTGAAAAAGATGTTAGAAATTAACTCTCAgccattttcaaatgtatgtttGAATCTGACAAAACCAACAGTAAGACTTTTTTCCGCGTAAGTCCAGCTATTCACAGATGTGAAAATGTTAAGCGCTATAAGCTTACTGCAAATTATTTTCTCCACATTCCTCACATTCCTCCACTGTCCGTGTTTACTGCTGAACTGCACCAATCTCCTCTGTGTCGGCGGTGATGAAGGTGACAAGCTCTTAGAGACAAGGCTAGAGGAGAGAGTGATCAAAATGTGCCCAGGACAGATGTGAGCTGATAGAAGGACTCTTCCCACATTTCTGCTCCTTGTTTTTtacttaaagaaatattttgggAAGTAAGCTTATTCAATTGCTGGCAGAGACAACGATTGATACCGGTCtcgtctgtacagtaaatatgtaggATAGCTGGTGTCAGCAGTGGGGTAGCTTAGCTAGCTTAGTtttagtctggctatcaccagactaagccaagctcaatagaatTAAGATTGTgtgttggtctggggagtctaatctgtattttctctgcacaagagacttgaccaacgggcatagttcaaatgactctggatgcaattggatagtccttcatccaatcagaccaacaatccggGTGGCATAGAAGCAACAGCGGGATTAACGGGTTACTGCACTTTTGTGGCGTTAGGTGGCcactatgttgaatgtaaacaagaagctgcttggtcacttctctgttgtcattgtgttaaaccggCCAATAGCgtgccagtttgtgattggttccaaaattgtttccaaagttttgaactgaagcaggagaattaaacgtgcaggtttccagaccgagctgcagggctaCATCAAATCgctggcagagtgggcggggtttacccagtctagcttagcttagcataaagactggaaatggagggaaactgctagcctggGTAAGTCCAAAGGTGACACAATCTAAAGTTCACTTATTAACATATCTAATATCTCTAATCCATACCAAAATCTAACTGTAAAGCCAACGATTCACTGTTTTTGAACAGAGCCAGACTTGCCAGTCTCTATGGTAGGCTGAGACAACAAGCTGCTGGCTCCCGCAACATATTTACGGTACAGACGTCAGACCCTCGCCTTGagagcaaatgtaaatgtgcaagtGTATTTCTGAAAAATTCCAATTATGCTTTCCACCTCACACAGCAGGAATTTAACACCAATGAAAGTGGCTACCTGtgttgtaaaattaaatatttttaaatgttatagcATATAAATTGATCTCTTGCATCAACAACATCTTATATTTTAGCAATAGCCTACCTCCTGTCAGATATTTGACAATGAAGAAATTGCAAGATCACACCATATTATTATCTAtggaattatgttttttttctttcacactaGAAAAAGCAGTTACAATTACTAAAATTCTTTTACATAAATTGACAAGTAAAAGTTTAGCAGCTATTTGAATTTCAATCTTTTGCTACTTTGCTTCCTGTCCATCAGTCATGTGATTATTTGCATTTCACGTGACAAATGTCAGGCGTTTCACTATGAACATGATCAATGGGGAACCACAGCTGCACATAACGCAATGGTaatatttctttcttgtttGGAGGAAAGGGTTTAGTTCCACAAAGAAAACCTATCATCTTTCATTAAAGCCAGCTCCCAGATCCAATCTGGCATCTGCTGCTCATTACCAACCTTCGGTGGTACATCTAACTCAAACGTGTGCTGAGGATTCTATGTTACactgaaataaattacaaacatatttttcttaacTTTGATTGAATAGCCTACCTACAGCAAGGGGGGAGCTTGTGAACTTGAAGTGAGAACCAGATCAAGTATGTCATCATATTCCCATAATGACTTTCAACTCGTCAGACAGCACCTCATCTGTTCTAtgaaacacactgacacattttaTGTACTGCTCAACACACTGCACAGCAGTTTCTGCACGTGACTGAAGTGCAGCATCACTGACTGGCTCACCTGAGGGCAATCTTTGATGTAGTGGCCTTTGTTGAAGCAAAGGTGGCACAGGTAGTTGGGCGGTGGCCTTTTGCTGGGCTTGCGTGTCTCAGGGGACAGGGAGAGGTCAGAGAAATGGTCCGCCAGAGAGCTCAGGCCGTCCACGATATTGTTGAGGGACCCGTAGGGTGAGAAGCTCTTGTAGAAATTGTTGTTCAAGGCCtgtcagagaaaaaagaagtaTATTGTTGTGACTCTTCAATGAAAGAGCATTTCATGCAGCATGTCAGTCCATCACCCTGATTGATTCTCCTGTTTGTGCTTCTGACAGTAGCCGACATTATTTCAGTTCTGCAGATGTGTTGCCTTTACTGCATTTACACTGTGGGCCAATAGTGTCCATTTCCTTGTTAGAACAAAATGCCTTTGTAATGCATTCTTCTAACTTGTTCTATAGGCATAGCACAATCAGCATCATTGTGTGCATCTGGAGGAGACGGGTGCTATGGCACCAGAAGGGCAAACATGAAGAACAGCCTGAAGACACTGACTGTTTACTCAGAAGCAGAAAGAGAATTGTGATCAGATGCACAGTGCAGTGGGTAATGTTCTGCATGAGACATCAAACAACAGCATGTCTGTGGCATGTGTGCAGTAAGTTACAGTAtgccattttgaattgtttcatttatttttggtgtTGAAAAGTGATTTTCTAAGTTAAAATAGGaccctatttatttttttataaggaCCCTTTTTTATGTCCATTTTCCTTACTTTTCCTAAATGGGTCAGTATTAAATTAAGCAGCATCAAGCCCCACTGACTGAGCACAACAGACTCCTCTGACCAAGCACAGGCCGGCCAGGGTGAACTCTAACATTTAAAACCTGTGAGAGATCTTTCTCAACCTGCCATTCCTCATCCAGCTGCACACTGAATAGTCTGAACACACTCAGGCACTATACCAGAGTACAAAACACATATTCATGTACTACCCACTCACCACCGTGCGACCCAATGAAAGCATGCAGGTGAGGTTTACTGTATGGTTAACAAAAATAAGCTGGAGTGGAACGTGTTGGCCTAGGCTTATATCATATTCATCTTAAGAAAGACGTTCTTGACATGCAgcataagaaaaagaagaatgagTGGATAAAAGTTTTAACAACGTGTGCATGTTGTAAACTACCATGCAGGGTGTTACCATGAGCGCGTTATGACAGCGTAACATGACATGAATTCTACCTCACTCCTCAGATGGAAGAAGTTGTTGAGATAGTTGGCGCTCAGATCAGCTGCGCTTCGCTTGGAGATATTGATGTCCTGAGGAGAACTTTCCGAGTCGGCTTTGAACGCATCAAAAGTGCTGCTCTGAGTGTCTTGCAAGGACATATAGACCCAGTTGAGCAGCTGTGCAGGTTGGTACACAGGGGCACCAGTTTCTATTGCAGACATCATATTGTTTTGAAGGACTGCGCCTCTTGGAACAGCACCGTCAGTACCGCCTGATTTTCTGGATCACACAACTTCTTTCAGTCATCCCCCTTGCTCCGACTGGATGGCTGTGATCCTTGTGTTCACCTGGGGAGCCCTGATGGACCCCAAGTAACGGGACAACAGTCACGGGGGAGGGTGCAGTGGCAGCATGAAGCGCAAAAGCCTGAATGCCAGTGGGAAGCGTGAAGCAGCGCTGCAGCCAGGACTCTGGGCTGCGTCACAGCGAATAGGAGGTCCAACATGAGTTTGCATCCTTCTGCTTTACTTGTCCTTTAGGCCTACATATAGGCTGTATCTGACAAGGAAGGGGGACAGCGAGCACTGAATAACGTAGGCCTATTTTCCAAAAACGTTAGGCctacacagttttttgtttgactttttgtgCTAAATCTTCTTGTAAAAATCAATGTTACAGTTTAGTTTTTAGAACAATTCTCTTACTGCTGTTTGCAACTGATGGCTGTTTTGATTAGGCTATATTGCCAAAAACGGATGTAGCCtacaatataattatatatatttttaaagaaaaaccatgaaagactttttatttatttggatcACATTGATACATTGCATTGCGGAGAAGCAGActgctgccatctagtgttttctgttgatacTGAGTGTAAAACCTCATTTAAATATTAGGAACAACTCATGTTAGCAGATTTaacttttgaaaatattttattgcCTAGCCTACATGCCAAGGACTATAACAATCTAGGTAGGCTGTTCTACGTATTTTTGCAATAATATCACCATACAAACAAATCTAATACTGACAAACATTTAATTGTCCTCCACAGTGAATGACACGTTCTGTCACACGTTGTCTGACTCAAAAACAGGTTTTATACTGGTCAGACTGGATAATAATGGAGCAAAGGTTAGTCGTTAGCAGCAAGATCTAAACggtaggctcgttcgagatgagccagttCTGCGCAGATTCGATCACCGGCGACCGGCGACAGTTGCTTTTAATCGACTGCCAGTGCTGGGAAACGCcagcctctcagctgatttaacagcgGATTGGTTCACAAtcgactcaacatgatgacgttttatgcaaactttttattgtttttgaatcggagatTTTAAATGCTATTTGTATGATTTAAAGTCATAATCTGTacaaaacacatgttgtgtggctgatagtaaCGTTTAGAAGTTAGAGggactaaatccgttcagatgACGGGTCATAtaagtttgttgttaattaaaatcagcaagagaTTACATGTAGAACACTTTGAGAGCTACTGTGTCATAATTAtaacaactagagactgtgtagCAGCTGATATGTGGGCCTGATTATATTGTATTACATCGGAATCGaaccaatgtgtttttgtcacttcctgttcagcctaaAGGCTACTGAAATCGGCAGGAAACTGTCCGAttttaccgcagctttttgtccccgcccccggCTGCTGACGCCTGCTCGCgcccactttacaggcgaggctcatttcatctcgaacgagccacCTCCGGCACgcccagtttttatttttcctatgACGGCGAAGGCATAACCCGCCTTACtctccctctgattggctagtacttaTTGTCTGCTCTGGTTGGGCTGGTACGATTCAGGCAAAATGATTGGTTAGGGGAAGCTATGTCAGGCTAAGccagaggcagagtagggcgggcCATGACTTCGCCATCCTGGGAAAAAATCTCCGGACGACGGGGCTACTCCTACTCCGGCtactcctgctctctctctgctctctctcttctgctctCTAGTCTCTTCCTGGATTGGAAGTCAATAGCTGATACGTAAGTAACCTTAACTATTTTGTTTTGGACTGTAAATAATCGCTAATAAACTCTTTCACTGCGATGCAGGCGACTATGCCGTTCAACAAAGCACTTGTGCGGTGTCTTTGAGCCTGTAATGTAAGAAATCTGCGGGGCCTAATTACATCGACAGAGGTGTTGAGCTGAACAGACGGAGGACTTTCTTAATTTTAAGCCTTAAAATTACGTCCTGACACTTTTAACTGCATCAAACGTGTTAATCGTCCCTCCTAGTAATGTGTTTACATTGGATGCTAAATCTTTGAAACTTTGTCCGGGAGGATTGTTCAACGTTAAAGGAGCGCAGGGTTGGTAGAAACTCTTGGACATTGAGATTACACAACTGTAAAATCTTAGCATTACAGCTAGTTGGCGAGTTGAGAAAACCCAGGCCTGTGGTCCTCTTTTCAgatcagtgtttttttgctgctttcctGGGATCTTCGTAAAAAAACCGTGTAAACATCATCATGTAGCAATACTGGTACGTTGGTTACAGATTTGGTATAGAAACCAAGATGTTTTTTATGGACATTATGAAAAGCCCACCGGGGATTTATACATAGTTATCATCATTGCGCCGTTATGTGCTGTGGTGGGAATACTGGTATTTACGATAACACATAAAAGCCCCACCAGTGCCTACAAGGGTGAGGGAGAGGGCGGGAATAGGGAAGTTGACAGTGAAACGCCCTAAATGAAGACACGGCGGTGTGTTTATGTCCGCTTAACCAATGTcatctgtttacattttaaaccttTACCTACACTAACAGCTCTAAATTAATCATAATTGTACTTCCGTATCTCGTAAATTACTATAAAGAAGTGGTACGATTGTGGAATGACACAGAGACCATTAAACAGTTGTAAAATTCCAACAACTAGCTAGCCAAATGGCTACAGTCCCTTCAGCAGGACCTTAGGGATCCCTATGGGTGTAACTGAAAAGATTCAGCGACATTTGCTATTTTGCATTATGCATTAGTTGTtgggaaagaggaagaaaaagttGAACTAAAAAACAATGAGCATTCTCTTTTTTCATCGTCCTGTTATGTATCGAGGCAGGTGGAAGTGGTGAGTTTTAGTCGTCGTAATGGAAATGTCAAACGTGGAGTGTTATCTGTAAGAAACTCAAGTGAGGTCGGGGTCTAAAGTTGAAGCTCATTCAAACATTACAGCAGTTGTGGGTGGACGACGGAGCACGTCGACATTATGACGACAACAAATGGGTGTGGGGTTGTGTATCTGTTTATTTTAGACAAGTAGTGAGAATATGGCCTACTAATAATAGATGGTTGTTTTCAAAGAATTGTTTTTGCTGATATTTGATAGCTCCCTGTTTGGTGTTTTGGCCTTTTTGACCAAATAGTTAGGTAAGTACTCAAGAAACTAAAGTTCTTGTTTATGTGACCACATCAGAAAACAATTAGGATTAAGCAAATTAGGAACTAAATTGAAACCAACATTTATCTTAAAGTGCtcaaattatgcttttttggcttttgccttctatatatattttttgtgcatgttataggtttacaaagtgaaaaaaaccaaagtccaccccaaagggacttactagctccaacagaaaacactgttgacaaactgctccacacagctctattgtagttcagcctttacttccatgaTGAATGTGCCTCTATGGACCTCTAAATAcaactatgaacctgaaaatgagcataatataagccttttaaaatgaaaaaaaaaaaaaagtttcctttttcaaAGGTTCCCGGAAACGGCGTTGCAGTCAAAAAGAACCATGATgatattgtattattttgacACTTATACATCATTGTAACAACCCACAACTTTATGTCACCTCCAGGTTCTGAAGATGAGCTACCCAGGATACCCTCCTCAGTCCGGTGGATACCCACAACAGCCAGGGGGTTACCCATCTCAACCAGGGGCATATCCACCCCAAGCAGGGGGCTACCCTCCTGCAGCAGGGGGCTACCCTCCAGCAACAGGGGGCTACCCTCCAGCAGCGGGAGGCTACCCCCCACAGGCAGGCGGATACCCACCTCAGGCTGGCGGATACCCACCTCAGGCCGGCGGTTACCCTCCGGCAGCAGGAGGCTACCCCCCACAGGCAGGCGGATACCCACCCCAGGCTGGCGGTTACCCTCCTGCAGCAGGCGGTTACCCTCCCCAGGCCGGTGGCTACCCTGCCCC
This sequence is a window from Etheostoma cragini isolate CJK2018 chromosome 21, CSU_Ecrag_1.0, whole genome shotgun sequence. Protein-coding genes within it:
- the LOC117937182 gene encoding zinc finger CCHC domain-containing protein 24-like, with the protein product MMSAIETGAPVYQPAQLLNWVYMSLQDTQSSTFDAFKADSESSPQDINISKRSAADLSANYLNNFFHLRSEALNNNFYKSFSPYGSLNNIVDGLSSLADHFSDLSLSPETRKPSKRPPPNYLCHLCFNKGHYIKDCPQARPKGEGLTPYQGKKRCFGEYKCPKCKRKWMSGNSWANMGQECIKCHINVYPHKQRPLEKPDGLDVSDQSKEHPQHLCEKCKVLGYYCRRVQ